In Drosophila santomea strain STO CAGO 1482 chromosome 3L, Prin_Dsan_1.1, whole genome shotgun sequence, a single window of DNA contains:
- the LOC120448571 gene encoding V-type proton ATPase 16 kDa proteolipid subunit, whose amino-acid sequence MAKDTADKDKPAYAIFFGSMGAASAIIFSALGAAYGTAKSGTGIAAMAVMRPELIMKSIIPVVMAGIIAIYGLVVSVLIAGALSDSYTIRKGYIHLAAGLSVGFAGLAAGFAIGIVGDAGVRGTAQQPRLFVGMILILIFAEVLGLYGLIVAIYLYTK is encoded by the coding sequence ATGGCAAAGGATACGGCTGATAAGGACAAGCCTGCGTACGCGATCTTCTTTGGCTCGATGGGCGCGGCATCGGCCATCATCTTTTCGGCCTTGGGAGCGGCATATGGAACTGCCAAATCCGGCACTGGAATCGCAGCCATGGCCGTAATGCGACCCGAACTCATCATGAAGTCAATCATACCCGTGGTGATGGCTGGCATCATTGCAATCTATGGTCTGGTGGTGTCCGTCCTGATAGCCGGAGCTCTGTCGGATTCTTATACCATTCGCAAGGGCTACATCCACTTGGCCGCCGGACTTTCAGTGGGTTTTGCTGGTTTAGCAGCTGGATTTGCCATTGGGATTGTGGGTGATGCCGGGGTGCGGGGCACTGCCCAGCAGCCACGCCTCTTTGTGGGCATGATCCTCATTCTGATCTTCGCCGAGGTGCTGGGACTTTATGGGCTCATCGTCGCCATTTACCTGTACACCAAGTAA
- the LOC120448663 gene encoding V-type proton ATPase 16 kDa proteolipid subunit: protein MVTAEIEEEPLYSYFLGCTGAAVAIIFTTMGASYGTSLSGLGIATMAVNRPDMIMKAIIPVVMAGIIAIYGLVVSVLIAGSIGDDYTMDAGYVHLGAGLSVGLPGLTAGIAIGIAGDAGVRGTAEQPRLFVGMVLILIFAEVLALYGLIVAIYLYTKL, encoded by the coding sequence ATGGTTACAGCCGAAATAGAGGAAGAGCCCCTTTACTCATACTTCCTGGGATGCACGGGTGCTGCAGTGGCGATCATATTCACAACCATGGGAGCCTCCTACGGCACATCGTTATCCGGACTTGGCATCGCCACGATGGCCGTGAATCGTCCGGACATGATCATGAAGGCCATCATTCCGGTCGTCATGGCGGGCATCATCGCGATCTACGGCCTGGTGGTCTCGGTTCTGATAGCCGGATCGATTGGCGATGACTACACGATGGATGCCGGTTATGTGCATCTGGGCGCTGGATTGTCCGTCGGATTGCCTGGACTCACGGCCGGAATAGCCATTGGAATCGCTGGCGATGCTGGAGTCCGGGGCACCGCCGAGCAGCCACGCCTCTTCGTGGGCATGGTCCTGATCCTGATCTTCGCCGAGGTCCTGGCTCTGTACGGCCTCATTGTAGCCATCTACTTGTACACGAAACTataa